The Candidatus Hydrogenedentota bacterium genome has a window encoding:
- the gcvT gene encoding glycine cleavage system aminomethyltransferase GcvT translates to MRKTPLHDEYARLGAKVVDFHGWALPVQFGGIIEEHLHTRSRAGLFDCSHMSEFLVQGREAIAALDALVFSDFVNLKIGRCRYSALMNDRAGIVDDCVGVRLDEETLYLVTNAGPVAAVEALFARYGVKAANISAATAKIDVQGPQSRDVLLALGLTDAAPLAYWNAQRTQWRGRAVLVARAGYTGELGYELYIDNDLAVDLWRALLEQPGAAPCGLGARDTLRLEVGYPLYGEDESEDKTPLECGMGRFIQWDKEFNGKAVLEAQRARDDYHRLTAIVSADRRSPRHGFEVKHGGETAGVVTSGTYGPSVGRGVGFASLAPAYARPGVALTAGPREMPVTTTEIPIYRDGTCRLKV, encoded by the coding sequence ATGCGTAAAACCCCTCTGCATGACGAATACGCGCGCCTGGGCGCCAAAGTTGTCGACTTTCACGGCTGGGCGCTCCCGGTGCAATTCGGCGGCATCATCGAGGAACATCTCCACACGCGGTCGCGCGCGGGTCTGTTCGACTGTTCCCACATGTCCGAGTTCCTGGTTCAAGGCCGCGAAGCCATCGCCGCGCTCGACGCGCTGGTCTTCTCCGATTTTGTCAACCTCAAGATAGGCCGTTGCCGTTACAGTGCCTTGATGAACGACCGCGCGGGCATTGTCGATGATTGCGTCGGCGTCCGCCTTGACGAGGAAACGCTGTACCTCGTGACCAATGCAGGGCCCGTGGCCGCGGTCGAGGCCCTGTTTGCCCGATACGGCGTCAAGGCCGCCAATATCTCCGCCGCCACGGCGAAAATCGACGTGCAGGGACCGCAATCCCGGGATGTGCTGCTCGCGCTCGGCCTGACCGATGCCGCCCCGCTTGCGTACTGGAACGCGCAACGCACGCAATGGCGGGGACGCGCCGTGCTTGTGGCGCGTGCGGGTTACACGGGCGAACTGGGCTATGAACTCTATATCGACAACGACCTGGCCGTGGACTTGTGGCGCGCCTTGCTGGAACAGCCCGGCGCCGCGCCGTGCGGCTTGGGCGCGCGCGACACGCTGCGCCTCGAGGTGGGCTATCCCCTGTACGGCGAAGACGAGTCGGAAGACAAGACCCCGCTCGAATGCGGCATGGGCCGTTTCATCCAGTGGGACAAGGAATTCAATGGCAAGGCCGTGCTCGAGGCCCAGCGCGCGCGGGACGACTATCACCGGCTTACCGCCATCGTATCGGCGGACCGGCGTTCGCCGCGGCATGGATTCGAGGTAAAGCACGGTGGCGAAACGGCCGGCGTCGTGACCAGCGGCACCTACGGTCCGAGCGTGGGCCGCGGCGTCGGGTTTGCCTCGCTCGCGCCCGCATACGCGCGCCCCGGCGTGGCGTTGACCGCCGGCCCCAGGGAGATGCCGGTTACCACGACGGAAATTCCCATCTACAGGGATGGGACATGCCGCTTGAAAGTGTGA
- the gcvH gene encoding glycine cleavage system protein GcvH: MDPKKLQYTKDHEWIGRDGDLYVAGITDYAQEQLGDVTYVELPEAGRKVAAEEEVAVVESVKAASDVFAPVAGTIAAVNEALEARPELVNQDPYGEGWFFKLRDVKVSDLDALMDAAAYEAFLTTLED; this comes from the coding sequence ATGGACCCGAAGAAACTGCAGTACACCAAGGATCACGAGTGGATCGGGCGCGACGGCGACCTGTATGTCGCCGGCATCACGGACTACGCGCAGGAACAGCTGGGCGATGTCACCTATGTCGAGTTGCCGGAGGCCGGGCGCAAGGTCGCCGCGGAAGAGGAGGTGGCGGTCGTCGAGTCGGTCAAGGCGGCCAGCGACGTGTTCGCGCCGGTAGCAGGCACCATCGCGGCTGTCAACGAGGCGCTCGAAGCCCGGCCCGAACTGGTGAATCAGGACCCCTATGGCGAGGGCTGGTTCTTCAAGTTGCGGGACGTCAAAGTGTCCGACCTGGACGCGTTGATGGACGCTGCGGCGTACGAGGCCTTCCTGACGACACTGGAGGATTGA
- the gcvPA gene encoding aminomethyl-transferring glycine dehydrogenase subunit GcvPA: MSWVPHTDADRAAMLAAIGVGTADALFDSIPPESRLRSWSLPPGLSEMQVRRLFEQLAARNDAGPVCFLGGGYYDHYIPAAVDALQGRSEFYTAYTPYQPECSQGTLQAIYEYQSAICRLTGMDYANASLYDGGTAIFEASTMAVRVTGRRRVVCHPSLNPAYRAMLDTHAANLGLELLDGDDPADAACVIAQNPAFLGDVADFAPLAARCHEVGALFTLSVYPVSLGLLKTPGEMGADIAVAEGQSLGLPLGFGGPYLGILATRKEHVRKMPGRIAGMTQDQQGRRGFVLTLQAREQHIRRAKATSNICTNQALCALRALIHLSLLGKEGLREVAAACHAKAEYLKKKLVFTRLLNEHPTFNEFAVRLPRDARETVARLRQEGYHAGLPLACVDRGGPNDLLIAVTEKRTREELNAFAAALEHAACS; this comes from the coding sequence ATGAGCTGGGTACCCCACACGGACGCCGACCGCGCCGCGATGCTCGCGGCCATCGGCGTCGGCACGGCGGATGCGCTGTTCGATAGCATCCCGCCGGAATCGCGGCTCAGGTCGTGGAGCCTGCCGCCGGGCCTTTCCGAGATGCAGGTGCGCCGTCTGTTCGAACAGCTTGCGGCTCGCAACGACGCCGGCCCGGTCTGTTTTCTGGGCGGCGGCTACTACGACCATTACATCCCGGCGGCCGTGGACGCGTTGCAGGGCCGCAGCGAGTTCTACACGGCGTACACGCCGTATCAACCCGAGTGCTCTCAGGGCACGCTGCAGGCCATCTACGAATATCAGTCGGCCATCTGCCGCCTGACCGGCATGGATTACGCGAACGCCTCGCTCTACGACGGCGGCACGGCCATATTCGAGGCAAGCACGATGGCCGTGCGCGTGACGGGCCGGCGCCGCGTCGTCTGCCATCCGTCGTTGAACCCGGCCTATCGCGCCATGCTCGATACACATGCCGCGAATCTCGGCCTGGAGCTCCTGGATGGAGACGACCCCGCGGACGCCGCATGCGTGATCGCGCAAAACCCGGCGTTTCTGGGCGATGTCGCCGATTTCGCGCCGCTGGCCGCGCGCTGTCACGAGGTTGGCGCGCTGTTCACGCTCTCCGTGTACCCGGTCTCGCTCGGGCTGCTGAAAACGCCCGGCGAGATGGGCGCGGACATCGCCGTCGCGGAGGGCCAGAGTCTTGGGCTGCCGCTCGGTTTCGGCGGCCCGTATCTTGGCATCTTGGCCACGCGCAAAGAGCACGTGCGCAAGATGCCGGGGCGTATTGCCGGCATGACGCAGGACCAGCAGGGCCGCCGCGGCTTCGTACTCACGCTCCAGGCGCGCGAGCAGCACATCCGCCGCGCGAAAGCCACGTCGAATATCTGCACGAACCAGGCGCTGTGCGCGTTGCGCGCCTTGATCCATCTGAGCCTGCTCGGGAAAGAGGGGCTGCGCGAGGTCGCCGCGGCCTGTCACGCGAAAGCCGAGTATCTGAAGAAGAAACTCGTTTTCACGCGACTGCTCAACGAGCATCCGACGTTCAACGAGTTCGCGGTGCGCCTGCCGCGCGACGCGCGCGAGACCGTCGCGCGGCTGCGCCAGGAGGGATATCACGCCGGGCTGCCCCTGGCGTGCGTTGACCGCGGCGGTCCGAACGACCTACTCATCGCCGTCACGGAAAAACGCACCCGAGAGGAACTGAACGCCTTCGCCGCCGCATTGGAGCATGCCGCATGCAGCTAA
- the gcvPB gene encoding aminomethyl-transferring glycine dehydrogenase subunit GcvPB — translation MQLIYEKSCPGRRAVRFDALDVPEAALPAELCRREAALLPEVAEIDVVRHFTHLSQRNFGIDSHFYPLGSCTMKYNPKIAEVVAALPGFAQLHPHLANVPEYEGAVQGAYALIHDLERFLAEIGGMRAASIQPIAGAHGELTGALLIAAYHRDRGNTHKDTILIPDSAHGTNPASAVIAGFNVVEVPSCAKGFVDFDAMKGALMDNVAGIMLTCPNTHGLFEPQVSEIARLAHEKDALLYYDGANLNAIVGQCRPGDLGFDVMHFNLHKTFATPHGGGGPGSGPVGVGERLLPFLPGPRVVKQGDRYTLEAPPKSIGRVAAFFGNFLIAVRAYAFLRYYGGEGLRGMSRDAVLNANYIQARLRQAYQPAFETRCMHECVFTAARQAEKGVRAMDIAKALLDKGFHAPTVYFPLTVKECLMVEPTESECKETLDAFCDAMLEIAARVDSDPDSLHAAPVTTPVGRLDEVKAAKDLNCACL, via the coding sequence ATGCAGCTAATCTACGAGAAATCCTGCCCGGGCCGCCGCGCGGTCCGTTTCGACGCCCTCGATGTGCCGGAGGCCGCGCTGCCCGCCGAATTGTGCCGCCGCGAGGCCGCGCTCCTGCCCGAAGTGGCCGAGATTGACGTGGTGCGTCATTTCACGCATCTGTCGCAGCGCAATTTCGGAATCGATTCGCATTTCTATCCGCTCGGTTCCTGCACGATGAAGTACAACCCCAAGATTGCCGAAGTCGTGGCCGCATTGCCCGGCTTCGCGCAATTGCACCCGCATCTGGCGAACGTGCCCGAGTACGAGGGCGCCGTACAGGGCGCATATGCGCTCATACACGACCTGGAACGGTTCCTGGCCGAGATCGGCGGAATGCGCGCGGCCAGCATCCAGCCCATCGCGGGCGCCCACGGCGAATTGACCGGTGCGCTGCTCATCGCGGCCTACCACCGCGACCGCGGCAACACGCACAAGGACACGATTCTCATACCGGACTCCGCGCACGGCACAAACCCCGCCAGCGCGGTCATCGCGGGGTTCAACGTGGTCGAGGTTCCGTCGTGCGCGAAGGGGTTCGTCGATTTCGACGCCATGAAAGGCGCGCTCATGGACAACGTGGCCGGCATCATGTTGACGTGCCCGAACACGCACGGCCTGTTCGAACCGCAGGTGTCCGAGATCGCGCGGCTGGCGCATGAGAAAGACGCGTTGCTCTATTATGACGGCGCGAACCTGAACGCCATCGTTGGCCAGTGCCGCCCCGGCGACCTCGGTTTCGACGTCATGCATTTCAACTTGCACAAAACCTTCGCCACCCCGCACGGCGGGGGAGGGCCCGGTTCGGGTCCCGTCGGCGTGGGCGAGCGGCTGCTTCCCTTTCTGCCGGGGCCGCGCGTGGTGAAACAGGGCGACCGCTATACCCTCGAAGCCCCGCCCAAGTCCATCGGGCGCGTCGCCGCATTCTTCGGCAATTTCCTGATCGCCGTGCGGGCCTACGCATTCCTGCGCTATTACGGCGGCGAAGGGCTGCGAGGCATGAGCCGCGACGCAGTGCTTAACGCGAATTACATCCAGGCGCGCCTGCGTCAGGCGTATCAGCCTGCATTCGAGACGCGTTGCATGCACGAGTGCGTATTCACGGCGGCGCGGCAGGCCGAGAAGGGCGTGCGCGCCATGGACATCGCGAAGGCGTTACTGGACAAGGGCTTTCACGCGCCCACCGTCTATTTCCCGCTTACGGTCAAGGAGTGCCTGATGGTCGAGCCGACGGAGTCCGAGTGCAAGGAGACGCTCGACGCGTTCTGCGACGCCATGCTCGAAATCGCCGCGCGCGTGGACAGCGACCCGGATTCGCTGCACGCCGCGCCCGTAACCACGCCCGTCGGCAGGCTGGACGAAGTCAAAGCCGCAAAGGACCTCAACTGCGCCTGCCTGTGA